A single window of Leishmania panamensis strain MHOM/PA/94/PSC-1 chromosome 35 sequence DNA harbors:
- a CDS encoding hypothetical protein (TriTrypDB/GeneDB-style sysID: LpmP.35.5590) produces the protein MAPVLGKLCSGICQVAVACGLSGAVYYRRKYRSMATDDASTVHSLVTFSKDDRRDMYDVAIVGGGIVGVATAREIRKKYPSKRVVLIEREADVAQHQSGHNSGCIHAGMFYPPGSAMARLCPRGHGLIIDYCKKNKLPYELCGKMIVATEDSQRPIVQRLYDWGTANGVKGLEILEGEEAIKKKEPLVTGVSALWSPASGIVDFSEVTRCMLREMTAHADNNFAVQFQFDAQDFVGVSVTKSPVAGTEELVLIRGREKHHLGPEKTILAKNVITCCGLDSDIVAKHSGGIVEWVGKRLLQTYSFRGRYYQLTPERGDLVRMHVYPCPDNRRGLSVGVHFTPTVDVRRGRQVIVGPGSALALDRYGYTPYTIDLEYCFNCAFSKGGWVSLTSNFGVICQTYYMDLSKRKFLSEAQKLIPSIEAKDIVDSFCGVMGVGVAEDGTLSMDLAMEFARPRVTVQATMDKNKVLEPFKGAPSAAKAIEATGSAKPLILNVRNAPSPAATASMAIAEDIVQAATSRFQW, from the coding sequence ATGGCGCCCGTACTGGGCAAACTCTGCTCTGGCATCTGCCAGGTTGCCGTTGCATGCGGACTTTCCGGCGCCGTCTACTACCGCCGCAAGTACCGCAGTATGGCCACCGACGATGCCAGTACCGTGCACTCACTCGTCACCTTCTCCAAAGATGACCGGCGCGACATGTACGACGTCGCCATCGTAGGCGGCGGCATTGTCGGTGTCGCCACGGCGCGCGAGATCCGCAAAAAGTACCCCAGCAAACGCGTCGTTCTCATCGAACGTGAGGCCgatgtggcgcagcaccagtcCGGCCACAACAGCGGCTGCATCCACGCCGGCATGTTCTACCCGCCCGGCTCCGCCATGGCGCGCCTGTGCCCTCGCGGACACGGTCTGATCATCGACTACTGCAAGAAAAACAAACTCCCCTACGAGCTGTGTGGCAAGATGATCGTCGCCACCGAGGACAGCCAGCGCCCGATCGTTCAGCGCCTGTACGACTGGGGTACTGCAAACGGTGTCAAGGGGCTCGAGATCCTTGAAGGCGAGGAAGCTATCAAGAAGAAGGAACCGCTGGTGACCGGTGTATCTGCTTTGTGGTCCCCCGCTTCGGGCATCGTGGACTTTTCGGAAGTCACGCGCTGCATGCTGCGTGAGATGACGGCCCACGCTGATAACAACTTCGCCGTACAGTTTCAATTTGATGCTCAGGACTTCGTGGGCGTATCGGTGACCAAGTCACCGGTGGCGGGTACAGAGGAGCTGGTGCTCATCCGCGGCCGTGAAAAGCACCACCTGGGGCCGGAGAAGACCATCTTGGCAAAGAACGTCATAACCTGTTGTGGTCTCGACAGCGACATAGTGGCGAAGCACTCTGGTGGCATTGTGGAGTGGGTGGGCAAGCGTTTGCTGCAGACGTACAGCTTCCGCGGGCGGTACTACCAGTTGACGCCTGAGCGTGGTGATCTCGTGCGCATGCACGTGTACCCGTGCCCAGATAACCGTAGGGGCTTGAGCGTTGGTGTGCATTTCACACCGACAGTGGATGTGCGTCGTGGCCGCCAGGTGATCGTCGGACCAGGCTCTGCGTTGGCACTGGATCGCTATGGCTACACCCCCTACACGATCGATCTCGAGTACTGCTTCAACTGCGCCTTTAGCAAGGGTGGATGGGTGAGTCTCACCTCCAACTTTGGTGTCATCTGCCAGACCTACTACATGGACCTCAGCAAGCGAAAGTTCCTAAGCGAGGCACAAAAGCTAATCCCCTCTATCGAGGCAAAGGACATCGTGGACAGCTTCTGCGGCGTTATGGGCGTCGGGGTGGCGGAGGACGGAACTCTCAGCATGGATCTCGCGATGGAGTTCGCACGACCACGTGTAACGGTGCAGGCAACGATGGACAAGAATAAGGTGCTGGAGCCATTCAAAGGTGCGCCGAGCGCTGCTAAGGCAATTGAGGCGACCGGCAGTGCGAAGCCACTCATCCTGAACGTTCGTAACGCACCGAGcccggccgccaccgcgtctATGGCAATTGCGGAGGATATTGTGCAGGCTGCCACCTCACGCTTTCAGTGGTAG
- a CDS encoding hypothetical protein (TriTrypDB/GeneDB-style sysID: LpmP.35.5580), protein MVGPPRLPSAAARALVTFLLLLGLVHLAYGWSSSDAYTIVLLNDFDTDLVLQDQFYNAPNGTLLTIARSGYRLMERGIAPSTSASTLTATKGASALAGEAAPTPVYALDERLSTAMAYQGMKAVNSPLPFRCRLSGEWVVWSKERPRGSGVDEQPRGKDAEPEPALLHCRLPLPQNQMEQALQQRRYIAHNRAAMSAALEAWWHTAASEQASRCLYGDGEKALTGTERYYELCPAGVVYRVQHQRLKRLLQIPSQHRGTGDDFMRMEDTPSVLHFLHKMHYSPSNRDAILQNSQYNGVFEPIGRYHSRLSKPRWNMEYLVWESWYPSTNPCVTHYTLLSDFSGAGVSNENTTARTRGAPRAVRPQDAYWKTVVRFRCPSHRSEKRTHKTSLWTVTEARQLCEYHVEVMSDLVCGWEQELDSFHVNPVPCVVVN, encoded by the coding sequence ATGGTGGGCCCACCACGCCTTCCttccgctgcggcgcgcgccTTGGTGACGTTTCTCTTGCTTCTGGGTCTTGTTCACCTAGCGTATGGGTGGTCCAGCTCTGATGCCTACACGATTGTCCTGCTAAACGACTTTGACACGGACCTCGTGCTACAGGATCAGTTCTACAACGCTCCCAACGGCACGCTCTTGACCATTGCGCGCAGTGGGTATCGCCTCATGGAAAGAGGTATCGCGCCATCGACCTCTGCATCCACTTTGACAGCGACCAAAGGGGCGTCAGCGTTGGCGGGAGAGGCAGCGCCCACGCCCGTCTATGCCCTGGACGAGCGCCTCTCCACCGCGATGGCGTATCAAGGCATGAAAGCCGTGAATTCCCCTCTCCCATTTCGCTGTCGACTCTCCGGAGAGTGGGTGGTGTGGAGCAAGGAGCGGCCGCGCGGAAGTGGGGTGGATGAGCAGCCCCGAGGAAAGGACGCTGAGCCGGAACCGGCTCTGTTGCACTGCCGACTTCCGCTTCCACAGAACCAGATGGAGCAagcgttgcagcagcgccgctacaTTGCGCATAATCGCGCCGCCATGTCTGCTGCACTCGAAGCGTGGTGGCACACTGCTGCCAGCGAGCAGGCCTCCCGCTGCCTGTACGGAGACGGCGAGAAGGCATTGACGGGAACGGAGCGATACTACGAGCTGTGCCCCGCCGGCGTTGTGTACCGAgttcagcaccagcgccttaAGCGCCTGCTACAGATCCCCTCTCAGCACCGCGGCACTGGGGACGACTTCATGCGAATGGAGGACACACCAAGTGTTCTCCACTTCTTGCACAAGATGCACTACAGCCCGTCGAACCGGGATGCCATCTTGCAGAACTCGCAGTACAACGGCGTCTTTGAGCCGATAGGTCGGTACCACTCCCGTCTTTCGAAGCCGCGATGGAACATGGAGTACCTGGTGTGGGAGAGTTGGTATCCATCAACGAATCCGTGTGTCACACACTACACGTTACTCTCCGATTTTTCGGGGGCAGGGGTCAGTAACGAAAACACTACTGCGCGAACTCGAGGAGCACCACGTGCGGTGCGGCCGCAAGACGCCTACTGGAAAACAGTGGTGCGCTTCAGGTGCCCGTCGCACCGCTCCGAAAAGCGGACGCACAAGACGTCCCTGTGGACGGTGACTGAGGCTCGCCAACTGTGTGAATACCACGTGGAGGTGATGAGCGACCTGGTCTGCGGCTGGGAGCAGGAGCTGGACAGTTTCCATGTGAACCCTGTGCCGTGTGTAGTGGTGAATTGA
- a CDS encoding selenophosphate synthetase, putative (TriTrypDB/GeneDB-style sysID: LpmP.35.5540), with translation MSHKRPQSSAEESNGTADLKKPRFDPISLGLPAEFQLTDYTRLKGCSCKLPQPKLLALLQEVSTTPGQEDVGMDCSIVPLHHTNSKGEALFLVSTTDFFFPSVSDPFLQGQIGAANVLSDLYSMGISHCDTMLMLLAASTDMDEHERMVTTREIMKGFAERAQLAATTVTGGQTVMNPWPLIGGVAIAVVSEVEMVRPSGLLRAGDVLVLTKPLGCQVAVNLKQWLLRPTPLYEEAIAEHITPGEIEELYNMATDSMRRLNREGARLMGKHSAHGATDVTGFGILGHANNFGAAQNVGDAPRSLCLVLERLPMFKTAVAASKRMNDKYRLLEGYSAETSGGLLVAFPSTTAAEAFCAELTEADGGCPSWIVGRVEERATNAADGVYARLTDEYEIIEV, from the coding sequence ATGTCCCACAAGCGACCGCAGTCCTCCGCAGAGGAGTCGAACGGGACGGCCGATCTCAAGAAGCCACGTTTTGACCCCATCTCTCTAGGCCTCCCTGCTGAGTTCCAGCTCACCGACTACACACGCCTAAAGGGGTGCAGCTGCAAACTGCCGCAGCCGAAGCTGCTGGCCCTGCTGCAGGAAGTCTCAACAACGCCTGGGCAGGAGGACGTCGGTATGGACTGCAGCATTGTGCCTCTGCACCACACGAACAGCAAAGGTGAGGCGCTGTTCCTCGTCTCTACAACggacttcttcttccccagTGTGTCGGATCCGTTCCTTCAGGGACAAATCGGGGCTGCAAACGTCTTGTCAGACTTGTACAGCATGGGCATCTCACACTGTGATACgatgctgatgctgctcgCGGCTAGCACCGACATGGACGAGCATGAGCGCATGGTCACGACACGGGAAATCATGAAGGGTTTTGCGGAGCGGGCGCAgttggcggcgacgacggtcACAGGCGGGCAGACAGTCATGAACCCGTGGCCGCTGATTGGCGGGGTGGCCATAGCGGTTGTATCAGAGGTGGAGATGGTGCGACCAAGTGGTCTCTTGCGCGCTGGAGACGTATTAGTGCTGACGAAACCGCTGGGATGCCAGGTTGCCGTGAATCTCaagcagtggctgctgcggcccacCCCACTGTACGAGGAAGCCATCGCTGAGCATATCACTCCCGGCGAGATCGAGGAGCTGTACAACATGGCCACAGACAGCATGCGGCGCCTGAACCGCGAAGGGGCTCGGCTAATGGGGAAGCACAGCGCGCACGGAGCCACTGATGTGACCGGCTTTGGCATTCTGGGGCACGCAAACAACTTTGGCGCAGCTCAGAACGTCGGCGATGCGCCGCGCTCACTCTGCCTCGTACTGGAAAGACTACCGATGTTCAAGACTGCCGTGGCTGCCTCGAAGCGGATGAATGACAAGTACCGTCTCCTCGAAGGGTATTCGGCGGAGACGAGCGGCGGGCTGCTGGTGGCGTTCCCGAGCACCACTGCGGCGGAGGCGTTCTGCGCGGAACTCACGGAGGCCGATGGCGGGTGTCCGTCGTGGATTGTCGGGCGTGTAGAAGAACGCGCCACCAACGCCGCCGATGGCGTCTACGCCCGTCTAACAGACGAGTATGAGATTATTGAGGTGTGA
- a CDS encoding hypothetical protein (TriTrypDB/GeneDB-style sysID: LpmP.35.5570) translates to MDNGRRRGSKPPGSPQLFRANPPKKGGDPSDALLLSPDVLDDATRRELLQDVLRQRRASLSPVGRLSGPGAVAGDVHTDKEPFAHQLRARVRAGSSANSDNLVTAMAARLKDLESKQKAYQAELQELHAKYRQLNDNYHRERELREEAETAVLTLYDEKELLEAQLREKEAAHARASNATNNHPPPPLNRVGKVTHSTQASPSHAPVTPLRAVKVDLFSGNFKDHHSDDGAKATGKAGPTHRVDTGRPDTVHLTPQRVGGLPDNRNAASAVAGSSPKPPHSRHSVGTVDVELLTKNARILSDYVGWKGVVREGNQAGIRERDAVRVVVYKNGICVNQGPFRPYGWALCDAFLDDLIEGFYPYEFKERYPDGFPIEVVDRTSETCETHRIGAAHGSGVASLENAGPLFPKEGGRRLGGARPNSGRNPHRVHTLDEQKKNIDYAPVSAEEFLKKVPAQTMTAGGQLVSVRNDVAALMGVAATSSSASQVSRTIKHVSAAEVAYCRKVTQQQRSSSLVNAATVAASSMFVGNLIAVLIRLPNGQKIKLHMAPEDTVAALRKEFVAAAPNFQTVRYELYQAFPLKQEWNDHQLTFASLGVKKSCTLMVKLIK, encoded by the coding sequence ATGGACAACGGTCGCCGGCGTGGGTCGAAGCCGCCTGGCTCGCCGCAGCTCTTTCGAGCGAACCCGCCAAAGAAGGGCGGTGACCCCTCAGACGCGCTTCTGCTCTCCCCAGACGTGCTCGACGATGCCACACGGAGAGAGCTACTGCAAGATGTACTTCGCCAACGTCGCGCGTCACTGTCGCCAGTTGGTCGGCTCTCAGGCCCGGGGGCCGTAGCCGGGGATGTTCACACAGACAAGGAACCCTTtgcgcaccagctgcgcgcgcgggtgcgtgccggcagcagcgccaacagTGACAACCTTGTCACCGCCATGGCGGCACGCCTCAAGGACCTGGAGTCCAAGCAAAAGGCATACCAGGCAGAGCTGCAAGAGCTGCATGCCAAGTACCGCCAACTCAACGACAATTATCATCGAGAACGTGAGTTGCGtgaggaggcagagacggCGGTGTTAACGCTCTACGACGAGAAGGAACTGctcgaggcgcagctgcgagagaaggaggccgcacacgcgcgcgcatcCAACGCCACAAACaaccacccaccaccacccctcaaCCGCGTGGGAAAAGTGACCCACAGTACCCAAGCCTCACCCTCGCACGCGCCGGTCACGCCGTTACGCGCTGTAAAGGTCGACCTTTTTAGCGGCAATTTCAAGgaccaccacagcgacgacggcgccaagGCAACCGGGAAGGCGGGTCCGACACACCGTGTGGATACGGGGCGGCCCGACACCGTGCACCTCACTCCCCAAAGGGTCGGCGGCTTGCCGGACAACCGCAACGCTGCCTCCGCTGTCGCAGGCTCGTCTCCGAAGCCGCCGCATTCTCGGCACTCGGTCGGCACCGTGGATGTGGAACTGCTCACAAAGAATGCGCGCATTCTATCCGATTACGTGGGCTGGAAAGGCGTTGTCAGGGAGGGCAACCAGGCTGGCATCCGCGAGCGCGATGCTGTACGGGTCGTAGTCTACAAGAACGGTATTTGCGTGAACCAAGGACCCTTCCGCCCGTACGGCTGGGCACTGTGCGACGCCTTCCTGGATGATCTCATCGAGGGCTTTTATCCGTACGAGTTCAAGGAAAGGTACCCTGATGGGTTTCCGATTGAAGTGGTGGACCGCACCAGCGAAACGTGCGAAACACATCGTATTGGTGCCGCACATGGTAGTGGGGTCGCGTCCCTTGAAAACGCAGGGCCGTTGTTCCCAAAGGAAGGCGGTCGGCGACTCGGTGGGGCACGACCGAACTCCGGCCGCAATCCTCATCGCGTCCACACACTAGacgagcagaagaagaataTCGACTACGCCCCTGTAAGTGCAGAGGAATTTCTGAAGAAGGTGCCAGCGCAAACAATGACCGCAGGCGGTCAGCTGGTCTCAGTGCGCAACGATGTGGCGGCCTTGATGGGAGTGGCGGCAACCAGCTCGTCAGCGTCTCAAGTTTCGAGAACGATCAAGCATGTCAGTGCTGCCGAGGTCGCGTATTGTCGGAaagtgacgcagcagcagcgatccTCCTCGCTCGTGAATGCGGCTACCGTCGCTGCCAGTTCAATGTTCGTGGGTAACCTCATTGCGGTTCTCATACGCCTCCCCAATGGACAGAAGATCAAGCTCCACATGGCCCCAGAGGACACAGTGGCAGCCTTGCGCAAAGAATTcgttgccgcagcaccgAACTTCCAGACAGTCCGCTACGAACTGTATCAAGCCTTTCCGCTGAAGCAAGAGTGGAATGACCATCAGCTCACTTTTGCAAGTTTGGGCGTGAAGAAGAGTTGCACGCTCATGGTGAAGTTGATCAAGTAG
- a CDS encoding mitochondrial chaperone BCS1, putative (TriTrypDB/GeneDB-style sysID: LpmP.35.5530), with protein MALLYRRPGKEVNFLPAFASPPPDNRSDARHRHGRERRRARQQRGDRFTSRTWDQERHDGEGRKAGASSGPLGNNQVIGLVVAIFLLSALWDFFTAQKSVVWHAIKNSVVTTLEVRSSSQEFAMIVDWMGRQPCGQRIRNLGLKPITVQDEQRMVGGDVPSSLSDDAAASAHADARVMLVPGYGSHLLRFGSTWVYITRAEDSSKQKAAAANRVDRENDKLTLTFFTRRRAVVEQFMAHVQESWRANVRNTVHIYLSEGYGPRWHLLSERIRRPLSTLYLPTETKAVVEEARLFLQLKGTYAALGIPWRRGYLLEGPPGTGKTSFVMALAGELGLPVHILSLRSDHMDDDALLSLTSSLPRRSILLIEDLENVLKTHSGVGRSAGSPKASDAAATAAAAETTSTAPASPYSTDIGGGPRSAMSLSALLNALDGVSSSEGRLLLITTNDTSRIPFAEVLLRPGRIDRRIRFQPLHAEQVRAMEASFQQALQACPCSAVEDLRLLSASLRAHEDNNSVTRTPAQYQQKLLDAIYAFFMSRSQSESKGDL; from the coding sequence ATGGCGCTCCTTTACCGTCGCCCTGGAAAGGAGGTGAACTTCCTACCAGCGTTTGCATCCCCACCACCAGACaaccgcagcgacgctcGGCATCGGCACGGCAGGGAAAGACGACgtgcgcgtcagcagcgcggcgacCGTTTTACAAGCAGGACATGGGACCAAGAGCGCCACGACGGTGAAGGCAGGAAGGCTGGTGCTAGTAGTGGCCCACTGGGGAACAACCAAGTGATTGGGCTTGTTGTTGCCATCTTCCTCCTGTCCGCCCTGTGGGACTTCTTCACAGCTCAGAAGTCAGTCGTGTGGCACGCCATCAAAAACAGCGTTGTAACGACGCTAGAGGTGCGCTCGTCCTCGCAGGAGTTTGCCATGATTGTGGACTGGATGGGCCGTCAGCCGTGTGGGCAGCGTATTCGAAACCTAGGCTTAAAGCCGATCACGGTGCAAGACGAGCAGAGGATGGTAGGGGGTGAtgtgccgtcgtcgctgtcagACGATGCCGCCGCTAGTGCGCACGCTGATGCGCGCGTCATGCTGGTACCGGGCTACGGGAGTCACCTGCTCCGCTTCGGATCGACGTGGGTGTATATTACACGTGCAGAAGATTCATCTAAGCAGAAGGCTGCAGCGGCCAATCGTGTTGATCGCGAAAACGACAAGCTGACCTTGACCTTCTTCACGCGCCGCCGGGCCGTGGTGGAACAGTTCATGGCCCATGTGCAGGAGTCGTGGAGGGCAAATGTACGCAACACAGTGCACATCTACCTCAGCGAGGGCTACGGTCCACGGTGGCATCTCCTGTCCGAGCGCATCCGGCGGCCACTCTCCACACTGTACCTCCCAACGGAGACCAAGGCTGttgtcgaggaggcgcggctTTTTTTGCAGCTAAAAGGCACGTACGCGGCGCTCGGAATCCCGTGGCGTCGTGGATACCTGCTCGAGGGGCCGCCCGGTACTGGCAAAACGAGTTTTGTGATGGCGCTCGCTGGGGAGCTGGGACTCCCCGTCcacatcctctctctccgcagCGACCACatggacgacgacgcgctgctgtcgctcacCAGTAGCCTGCCGCGCCGGTCGATTCTACTCATCGAGGATCTCGAAAATGTTCTAAAGACACACTCTGGGGTTGGAAGAAGCGCCGGTTCACCTAAGGCgagcgacgcagctgctactgcggctgcagccgaGACGACCTCGACTGCCCCTGCATCGCCCTACTCGACTGACATTGGTGGCGGCCCTCGCTCTGCCATGTCCCTGAGTGCCTTACTGAATGCCCTGGACGGCGTTTCCAGTAGCGAGGGGCGGCTGCTCTTGATCACCACAAACGACACAAGTCGCATTCCGTttgccgaggtgctgctgcggcctgGCCGTATCGATCGCCGCATCAGGTTCCAGCCACTGCACGCGGAGCAGGTGCGTGCGATGGAGGCGTCCTTCCAACAGGCGCTGCAAGCGTGCCCGTGCTCGGCAGTGGAGGATCTGAGACTGCTCAGTGCGAGCCTACGCGCTCACGAGGACAACAACTCTGTCACCCGCACACCGGCTCAGTATCAGCAGAAGTTGCTGGACGCCATCTACGCATTCTTCATGTCAAGGTCTCAATCGGAGAGCAAGGGAGATTTGTGA
- a CDS encoding hypothetical protein (TriTrypDB/GeneDB-style sysID: LpmP.35.5560) — MWRTVPLYCTAAAVTVEECLHDIHRGRVAAALPRLNKLKATLCTVQGVDFARALCFLFDKKSNLLAARQSLLEELRLHPQHHEAQALLHQVNDTARPLLAPPAEVRKQYPLFSLLFDALLDSTMLTWPRLLHLYQAVDRLARLDMKDSRNGDPGHVVECGTAGGGSAVLMAVVLAEAENSCGILTSPLRRVFALDSFTGMPSPTAKDCLASIPVSASSSSQLKPPRSPDEATASWGTGTCRSPATHVQQLARHFAVEDRLVVIEGLFADSIPARLLSRSDVQRDGVALLHVDADWHASTRAALELIVPVMRRRTAGDRGMGGSPYPCRIVQVDDYHYWQGCREAVDEYVAKWGAGSPHIGDIDGNAVWFAVSRDGDDVTHNTTYQ, encoded by the coding sequence ATGTGGCGCACGGTACCTCTCTattgcactgcagctgccgtgacggtggaggagtgTCTTCACGACATCCATCGGGGACGGGTCGCCGCGGCGCTTCCTCGCCTCAACAAGCTCAAGGCAACGTTGTGTACCGTGCAGGGTGTCGACTTCGCACGTGCACTGTGCTTCCTCTTCGACAAGAAGAGCAACCTGCTAGCTGCGCGGCAGAGCCTGCTGGAAGAGCTGCGTCTGCATCCCCAACATCACGAGGCGCAAGCACTGCTGCATCAAGTCAACGACACCGCACGGCCTCTCTTGGCACCGCCGGCAGAGGTTCGAAAGCAGTACCCcttgttttcccttctctttgaCGCCCTGCTCGACTCCACAATGCTGACGTGGCCTCGACTTCTGCACCTCTACCAGGCAGTTGACCGTCTTGCGCGTCTTGACATGAAAGACAGCAGGAACGGGGATCCAGGACATGTTGTGGAGTGCGGGACTGCAGGTGGCGGGTCGGCTGTACTTATGGCCGTTGTGCTAGCGGAAGCAGAGAATTCATGCGGCATTCTtacgtcgccgctgcggcgtgtATTCGCTCTCGACAGCTTCACTGGTATGCCGTCTCCCACCGCAAAAGACTGCCTTGCCAGCATCCCTGTCAGTGCATCGTCTTCTTCGCAGCTCAAACCCCCGCGGAGCCCAGAcgaggcgacggcgtcgtggGGAACCGGCACGTGCCGTTCGCCGGCGacgcacgtgcagcagcttgcGCGACACTTTGCTGTCGAAGACCGACTCGTGGTGATTGAGGGGCTCTTTGCCGACTCCATTCCAGCGCGGCTACTGTCGCGCAGCGACGTCCAGCGAGACGGCGTTGCACTTCTTCACGTTGATGCCGACTGGCATGCGTCCACGCGTGCAGCACTAGAACTTATTGTACCTGTAATGCGCCGTCGCACAGCAGGCGATAGGGGCATGGGCGGAAGCCCATACCCCTGTCGCATAGTGCAAGTCGACGACTATCACTACTGGCAAGGCTGTCGCGAGGCTGTTGACGAGTACGTAGCGAAGTGGGGAGCCGGGTCTCCGCACATTGGCGACATCGACGGCAATGCAGTCTGGTTTGCTGTTTCCAGAGACGGCGACGATGTGACACACAACACCACCTATCAGTGA
- a CDS encoding branch point binding protein, putative (TriTrypDB/GeneDB-style sysID: LpmP.35.5550) has product MPKETVSRWSESRYTNLQVPSYVPSEALMHEDGQFLRAFLLRVLANDMQRMLATNTCAAYFRNIPLEPEYDASGNRTNTPENVVMEKRLRVMDDISKLLRTYVERAEYAANKSKDINRRIYFTAEQIETGDFGALIGPRGLVHQQLEKETNCHIVLVGRGITNPLKDTNPNAAAMALEDPHVRITATTEEDLQTAAERIEWILSDEPEAVEFRENNRRRMAQVDGRYDPRTWMTAAEKRKKAAAEKAAAAGDDEAGAEKGRKRVREEAPIEEEDTELNEFLEDL; this is encoded by the coding sequence ATGCCGAAGGAGACCGTATCGCGGTGGAGCGAGTCTCGCTATACGAACTTGCAAGTACCGAGCTACGTTCCCTCCGAGGCCCTCATGCACGAAGATGGGCAGTTTCTGCGCGCCTTTCTTCTCCGTGTGTTAGCGAATGATATGCAACGCATGCTCGCCACCAACACGTGCGCTGCGTACTTCCGCAACATCCCACTGGAGCCGGAGTACGACGCGAGTGGAAACCGCACCAACACGCCTGAGAATGTGGTGATGGAAAAGCGACTGCGCGTCATGGACGACATTAGCAAGCTTCTGCGCACTTACGTGGAACGGGCCGAGTACGCGGCCAACAAGTCCAAGGACATCAACCGTCGCATCTACTTCACAGCGGAGCAGATCGAAACGGGCGACTTCGGTGCTCTCATCGGCCCGCGGGGCTTGGTGCATCAGCAactggagaaggagacaaACTGCCACATCGTGCTGGTTGGGCGTGGCATCACCAATCCGCTAAAGGACACAAACCCGAATGCGGCCGCCATGGCGCTGGAAGACCCACACGTgcgcatcaccgccaccacggaaGAGGATCTGCAAACCGCTGCCGAGCGCATCGAGTGGATTCTGTCCGATGAGCCGGAGGCAGTCGAGTTCCGGGAGAACAACCGCCGCCGCATGGCCCAGGTGGACGGCCGCTACGATCCGCGTACGTGGATGACAGCGGCGGAGAAACGGAAGAAGGCAGccgcggagaaggcggctgcagcgggcgacgacgaggcgggGGCGGAGAAGGGTCGGAAACGggtgcgcgaggaggcaccgattgaagaggaagacaccgAGCTCAACGAGTTTCTCGAAGACCTGTAG